The sequence below is a genomic window from Chaetodon trifascialis isolate fChaTrf1 chromosome 18, fChaTrf1.hap1, whole genome shotgun sequence.
GATGTGATACTAGTATACAAAAACAATACCTGATACCTCTTTccatataaagaaaaacagtctTAGACACacataatatatattttttggctttttattgACACAAACCAACACGTCGGTTATCATTTTAATAGGACTGGTTTCCGATCAGTTGATTTTCTTCcttgttttttaatctgtgcATCCTGAGATTTAAATGTAATTGTAGATCATTGATCGACAGGTTGTTTTACTGATGTCTTCTGATCTGCTGTTGCAGGATACAGAATAAACACAGTCACTCATAACTGCTTTGACCATAAGGTTTAATGTgagagcagcttttgttctgGGATTTATTGATAATCACAACCTTCCCCTCTCTGACAGCGATGAGCGGCAGCCCTGCGTCCGTCCAGATGGACGAGGTCCGGAGGAGATCCCAGTCCCTCCTGTCCTTCTCGGGTTCGGCCCAGGACGTGAAGGCCGAGGTCCAGACCATGGCCGGcatccctctgcctctgtcGGAGAAGTACCGGCACCTCGGAGCGGAGGCCATGCTGAGGGAGAACACGGCCGGCCGCGACAGACAGGAGGTGAACATACAGTGTAAAATATGCTGAATATTTCGGCAAACTGTGAAGAGGAAAATGTCTTGAATCCGTTTGTCCACGGTGTGAAGATCTTTATTGAAAGCTGAGTGGTGTCAAACCACCAGGGGGCAGAAAAacccaaaataacacaaagCCTCAGctacacagacagactgatgtgGGGCTGGAAAAggtgttttctgctttttcagacTGTAATttcttctattttattttattttggtgaaatgAAGGAAAGCTCAGTCTGATGAATACGTGTCAGGTAGCTGATCTCCTGGTCTGCAGGGTAAATATCAGCTGATCAGTGACAGACTCGTTGGTGGAACTTGGATTTTGGATTGAAGTCACTCCTGACTGATCGCACTGATTGTACCTTCAGGTTCTGGAGTCTTTGAGTCGCCTGGTCAAGGCCTTGAGCATCCTGGAGAAGTACGGCTGCAACCTGACCAGTCCCACCAGGCCCCGGTACTGGAGGAGCGTCAAACACAACAACCCCGTCTTCAGGACCACGGTGGACGCCATCAAGGTGAGCAAGAACCGGACAGGTGAGACGGTTCTGCAGCTTGGTGCAGGTTTCCCTTTTCACGTGGGTTTTTCCACCCGCAGTGATGTTTCAAGATCTCTTTCTTGTCCACAGGGAGGCCGGAGAGTCCTCTACCTGTACGGCTACACCAACCAGCAGATCGACGGCCTCAGCTTCCCCGATGACGTCGCCGAACCGGACACTGAAAAGGTCGCCGCCGTGACACTGGAGGTCATGATCTTACGCACGGAGGTGGACACGCTCATCAAGGTTCGTATGCGTTTGTCAGCAGGTTTTTTATTTCAGCTGCGTTTCATGAAGGAAGCTCGCCATCATTCGTTTGttatgtctctgtttgtgtagGGCACCCATCCTCACATAGAACACTTCAAAGACGTCATCCCATTCATCACCCAGCAGGTCTGTACCAACACATCCGCTGTCTGGATGCTCAAATCAGCCTGAAAATGCTTCGTTAAACTGAGAGTGTCTACCAATGAAAGCTGGTTCATATGCACTTCTGCGTCTGGTGCTTTGTCGAAAAGTCAAAGTACCAGACGGAAATCTGATTTAAATTGTGTGTCCAGAAGAAAATGAGATCAAATACATCTTTCAGCGTTGATGTCCTCTCATCGTCCGTCCTCACGCAGTTATTACTGCATGTTTGAGCTGTGAAGTGCTGACAGTGACGCTGCTTTCTGCAGGACAAGCTGGTGAGCGACACTGCGGTGATCCTGCCTGGAGACGAGCCGCAGGGGGACCAAGTCCAGCCTCTGTCTCCTCCGCCTAAACCCACCCAGGGCCCCGGAGGACAACCCCTGAAGCCATCGACAGGTGAGCTGCCAGCACACCTCACAGCCCACTGTGGTCACtttccattattttctttatctgtCATTTATAAAACATCATTAGTTTAGAGTTTAGATGTTTATTGTCCTGTTGAACGCATCTTTAGCGTGACGTGAcgtcttctgtctttgtgtccagGCTCTCCTGCAGCGAGCGACTGCAATTTGTGTGGCGGTCCTTCGTCTCTGGTGTGCCCCTCATGTGACAGTCAGCCTCTCTGTGACGCCTGCGATGACCTCTTCCACCGCCACCCCTCCAGAGCCAATCACAAGAGAGACAAGatacagaaaagcaaacagggTAAAAGCTCTGAAACAGGAACTCATCACCACCAGCGGTAAAAGATGAAACGTTGGTTTTGAtgctgtcttgttttctgtgtgtgtgtgtgtgtgtgtgtgtgtgtgtgtgtgtgtgtgtgtgtgtgtgtgtgtgtgtgtgtgtgtgtgtgtgtgtgtgtgtgtgtgtgtgtgtgtgtgtgtagacaccTGCAGCATCTGTGGGATCTCCTCCGTCTACGCTCAGTGCTCCACTTGCGTCCAGCGTTTGTGTCTGAACTGCGACAAGCTTTTCCACTCTCACCCGGACCGCAAAGGACACAACAGGACTATTTTTAGCCCGGCCAAAACATCCAGGTGAGGCGAACAGGAAGTTTAAACCGGCTCACCGCCAGCTTCACTTCCTCATTTGGTGGCGCCGTGGTCTGACGATCGGTGCCGCGGTGAGACCAAAACCATTCGTCCTGTCAGGCTGATTAATGAAAGAGCTCCAGCTACATAAACGTTATCTTGAACCTTTTATCTCCCAAACTCCATCTCTAATGTAAATTAGGACATTCATCTGGGAGACATTGTCCAAGTCCAGAGAAGAGCTCTCTGTATTGAGCCTGTGTTGATATGAACGATctgcagcagcacgtttcaGCGCGGTGCCTGGACTCGAGCGTTAACGTGACTTCTTTGCTTGCAGTCCGTCTTTGTCGCCTTGGGAATGTGCTCACTGCACGACGGTGAACGAGATGCGAGCCGTCCTCTGCACGACCTGCGAGCGGCCTCGGCTCGCCACGGCTGCGTCCACCGTTCAGGAGAGCCCGATGTCGCCCAACACCGGTGAGACGTGTAGATAATAACAAGCTTTATTTAACAGAGCCGTTCAGAACAATGTCAACAAGTCATTTAAAAGGGAAAAGTCAGCACCACTGAgtacaggaaatgaaaagcatCACTACGTGTGCTGTGATCTCATGTTATTGCAGCGTATTTCAGCACGATTTTAAACAATGAGCAGTGAACCTGCTGGATGTAACAGTATGAAGACAAACTGTGGTGAAGCAGAGTCTCTGCATGAAGCCGTGCAGCGGTCTTAACGTCTGTTTGGCCCTCAGAGTGGCAGTGTAAGAGCTGCACCGTGGTGAATCAAGGCAGCAGCATCctgtgtgaggtgtgtgagcGCCCCCGTCTGGCCACTCGCCCGCCCGTCGCTCCGGCGCTGTCCAGCCCAGGATCGCTGTCCGACTGCGGATCGAAGGTAAAGAGCCAGAAAAAacaactgctggatgtgaaaatatgtgaaTTTAAATGGTGATTATATGTCAAtgctgtgttcacagcttgtttctgcttcCCCCTAGTGGCCATAAAAGGTTATTACAGCTTTAAAGACAAACTTGGActgtttcctgacattttatagactaaatgattaTTAGATTAGTGAAAAACTGCTCCTCCAGAGTGACAGAAGACAATCATACCACTGTCTTCAGACGTCCCTTTATGAGCgtccttttctgtctcctgtcacAGTGGATTTGCCAGTTCTGCACCTACGTGAACACCAAGCCCACTCTGGTGTGTGAGATGTGCAACTTGTCAGGTAAAGACTCTGCGGGAGTTTCTCTGCCTCAGTCCCTCCAGCAGACGCCGTCCAGCGCCAAAGATCCGCCCCAGTCGGGCGGGAGGCCCCAGCCGAAGCCCAGAGTCAACCTGGACCTGAGAAGACAGAAGACGATGAGGGAAGACGGCCTCGTCCTCATCCACCAGATCAGAGTAGGTCGACGATGATGAATCTCGCAAAGCCCCTTCTGATTGGTCCAAACACAATAATTGTAATTTATCAAGCAGAACTTTCTCataaatgtgagaatttgctgcttttttcagttttatatgATTGTAAATTAGTATATTTGGGTTTTCTACAGATTAATTAGACCTTATTTATTTGCAGTGGTCAGCTCGGAGGATATATTTTGGGTTCATCCGCTAACAGGAACTCATTTCGACCTaacgattgattgattgattaaaagaaataaaaggagTTTAAACTAATCTTTGCTCTGCAGGTTGCAGCCCTAGAAGTAAATAATTTAACTTCAGTCAGACGTAAGGCTTTAActaattattgattaattgtcCAGTTTATGAAATGTCCTAAAACAGTGAATCTCGTCTCCTTCGCAGGAAGCGGAGAAGTGCGGCATCAGTCCTGAGGAGGTGTACGCCGCCATCCTGTGCTGCGGCAGCAACACCAAACCCTGCGATTGGCTGTCGTCGGAGCTGCCTCACCGGCTGGATGAGATCTGCGCCATTGCGGCTTCCGTCCAGCTAAACTACAAAGCGGGGGATTCTGGGATAGAAGCCGTGGTGGAGAGAGATGGCGAGGAGCAGAGCGAGCCTCGCCTCGCCGGTGAAGGAGCCAAGCTGTCCAGAGCCGAGGCCAAGCTGGCCTGGCTGGCCGCGGGAGGAGACACTGACAGAGCTGTGAGACAGGtgctgagggacagacaggccAAGGTAGGAGGACGAAAACACGTTCTTTACTGCTTTTATTCTCCCAAAGTCCAAGtctaaccctaccctaaccctaacccaaagATGTTCAACTTATAATgctagaaaacaaaaaaataccaCAATTTGAGAATGAACAGAGTTCGTTTGGGAAACAGATTTCCAAATAAAACCAAGTTTCCCAtcatggaaaaaacaaatgagagaaaaactCATATATCCTGTAAACTTTTGTGTCGTCCTGCTCAATAAAGTAAAAAGTCTCCTGTTTTCCGGAGAGTGATCCGCTGGGCGCACAGATAACACCTGAAAGGCTCCGTTCAGCGTCGTATCAGACAGTGTTTGGCAGCATTTTATCTCGACAAACAGCTAAAACTGTTCATTCAGTTTACAGTTCATGTAAAGataaagagctgcagcagctgcagactgatGTGAAACGACCCTTTCTGACTGTTATTGCTGCTGTTGGGTCACGGCGGCTCACCTGGGGGAGCTGAGGTGTCAGCTGAGGTGAGGCCGATAAGCAGATACTACAGGTGAAATAAATACGTGAGAAAACAGGACGTCTCCTGACCGTCTGACCTTGAGAGATAGCAGCGAACAAAGACGTCCTGTGGCACGTTAGCAGCGATATGGAGGAGTGTCAAGGGATCCTCTTGACCCCGGTTTATGAGTGAAGGGAAGAAAGTCCAAACTGCTCTGAGGAACAAAGGAAGCTTTCAGCCTGAGGGTCGGAAAGACGAACACGTTCACGTCACCAGCTGAAGCTGAGAGGGTTAACTGTGCATCATAAGCCTTTGAGGAATGCTCTGTTATTATTGGCTGTATCAAGATATAAATGCATCCAAACAAAGCTTCATGTTTGGGTTCTTGTTAGCAGAGGTCGTCATGCTAAAAGTGCAAATAAACTCCCATGATTCCTGAAAATAATGCGTACTGTAGAGGTTAATCTGTTAGTGAGGACATTTATGTTCCAGCATTCCTTTTAGCTTTGTGCCACTGTTATTCTAATATCCTCAAATGATTATAATTATAAAATAAAGAGAGTTTAATGTGGATCTGTTCGTGTCTGTACCCCCTTTTTTGTGTTATTGCTCCTGAAGTAACGtaaagataagactttattgaccCCTCGCTCGGCGTGTCGCTCATTCGCCGCCTGTCGTCTGTGTGCAGATGAAGGAGCTGCACTCTCTGGGCTTCAGGGACGCCTCCCAGTGCGAGGAGGCTCTGCGGCTGAGCGGAGGAGAGGTGAAGGgggctctgtctctgctgcagcgcCCCCTCCTGGAGCCCTTCCACCAGCGGATCTGGAGCGAGCAGCTGGAGCCGCAGATTGATCCCAAACACCCGGACAAACAGGTTACACTGCTCAGCCAATCGCCTGAGGGCTCACAGCGTGCACACCTGCTACCTGTGCTGCCATGGGAATAACATGCTTTTGTGTCATCAAAGGAAGCTTCCCTGTTCATATTTAGGCGTGGTGTCTTTTCCTTGTCCTGGTTTGCTCTCTGCAGAGGACGTGTAGGCGTCTGCTGGCGCTCTACGACCTGCCCAGCTGGGGGCGCTGCGAGCTCGTGCTGTCGCTGCTTCAAGAGCCGGACGTCAGCTACTCTCTGGAGGACGTCGTGCAGGCGGTGAAAGAGTCGCACGACAAGGATTTCATCCGGCGTCTCCTCAACAACGAGTGtccctgctgtctgtgcatCTTCCCCCGCAGCAAGGTGGGTCAGGCACTCACCTTTACACACCTTTACACACCTTTACACACCTTTACACACCTTTACACACCTTTACACACCTTTACACCCTTATGcttacttcttcttctctccgtGCTGCAGATGCAgtctctgacttcctgtcagtgcTCCGTGTGCCATGAGTGCTTCAGGCAGCACTTCACCATCGCCGTGAGGGACAAGCACATCAGAGACATGGTGTGTCCCGTCTGCAGCGAGCCGGACATCAACGACCAGGAGCAGCTGGACAGCTACTTCTCCACGCTGGACATACAGGTGTGCAGAGAGAAacgcttctgattggctgctcaaCAGAATCGTGCCCTCTTGAATTGGTCTCTTTTCTTATGTCCAGCTGAGGGACTGCCTGGAGACGGACGTGTACGAGCTGTTTCATAAAAAACTGACCGAGCACGCTCTGATGAAGGACCCGAAGTTCCTGTGGTGCTATCACGTGAGTCCTTCAGTCCGCTTGTCGTTCCCTGTCGCTCCGTCAGCCCTTACAATCTGATTTCCTCCACCTGCAGTTTGCATACTCTGCTTTTCATACCGACTTCCCTGATGTTAGTTCTGCTTGTTTCACTTCAGTGGACGTTTTTCACGCTGTGGCTGTACGCTGCATAGATGACAGACAGTCAacgagctgaggaggaaaaacattaaatatattgtctttgtgctgttttcagttgagtttatgtcagtGGCGATTAGCAGGTTATCAcatgctgttttgtttatgtttcacacagcgtcaaATCAGGGTTGTAACAGAAGACACCAGAATACTTGAATTAGATATAGACATATAATACAGCACATGGTGTAACATTAATATAGTACAATGTAGCACAGTACAACATAACATTGTAGCGAACTGTAGCAAAGTAGTCTAACATAACATATAATAAAgtacagaaataaaacatagaATCTAGAATATCTAAAATATAAGAAACAGTATATATGTCCACCTGACAGATGCACGTTAGCATAAAGTCTGGTCTAAAGGATGAAATGTCTTCCTCAGTGCACCTGTGGGTTTATCAACGATGGAGACCAGCTGAAGATCACCTGCCCGTCCTGTCGCAAGAGTTTTTGTGCTCAGTGTAAAAAATCTGTGAGTAAAAGTACTGCGCGTTTCCTTCCATCCCCACATTTCGAAGTCATACGACCTCCCGTCAGATAAGACATTCAGCCTTGAAACTTCAGCTGGTGAACTGACCCGTTAACTCCCTCTCTGGGCTCAGTGGGAGCCTCAGCACCAGGATCTGTCCTGCGAGCAATTCCAGCAGTGGAAGAGGGAGAACGACCCCGAGTACCAGAGGCAGGGCCTGGCCGGCTACCTGAGAGACAACGGCATCAGTGAGGCCACACGTCTCCTTTCACTTCTTTCAGTCCTCTTTTCAGTTTGTAATTGTGCaaagaaatgatgaatgaaagctgcagtcggcagtggtggaaagttacttggtacatttactcaagtactgcactcgGGTACAATTGTAGGtatttgtacttgagtatttccattttattacACATACATGATGGAACGTGATGCACTGACTGTATATTCAGAGTATATAACTGCATCGCTGCATCTCGACTAGTACAACTAAATTGCTGCTTTCATCTATAACAATGAAACAGTTATATAATTATATTTGATCTTAATCAGTCAGCTGATCGGCAGGAAAATCATCT
It includes:
- the LOC139346594 gene encoding E3 ubiquitin-protein ligase RNF31-like, with translation MSGSPASVQMDEVRRRSQSLLSFSGSAQDVKAEVQTMAGIPLPLSEKYRHLGAEAMLRENTAGRDRQEVLESLSRLVKALSILEKYGCNLTSPTRPRYWRSVKHNNPVFRTTVDAIKGGRRVLYLYGYTNQQIDGLSFPDDVAEPDTEKVAAVTLEVMILRTEVDTLIKGTHPHIEHFKDVIPFITQQDKLVSDTAVILPGDEPQGDQVQPLSPPPKPTQGPGGQPLKPSTGSPAASDCNLCGGPSSLVCPSCDSQPLCDACDDLFHRHPSRANHKRDKIQKSKQDTCSICGISSVYAQCSTCVQRLCLNCDKLFHSHPDRKGHNRTIFSPAKTSSPSLSPWECAHCTTVNEMRAVLCTTCERPRLATAASTVQESPMSPNTEWQCKSCTVVNQGSSILCEVCERPRLATRPPVAPALSSPGSLSDCGSKWICQFCTYVNTKPTLVCEMCNLSGKDSAGVSLPQSLQQTPSSAKDPPQSGGRPQPKPRVNLDLRRQKTMREDGLVLIHQIREAEKCGISPEEVYAAILCCGSNTKPCDWLSSELPHRLDEICAIAASVQLNYKAGDSGIEAVVERDGEEQSEPRLAGEGAKLSRAEAKLAWLAAGGDTDRAVRQVLRDRQAKMKELHSLGFRDASQCEEALRLSGGEVKGALSLLQRPLLEPFHQRIWSEQLEPQIDPKHPDKQRTCRRLLALYDLPSWGRCELVLSLLQEPDVSYSLEDVVQAVKESHDKDFIRRLLNNECPCCLCIFPRSKMQSLTSCQCSVCHECFRQHFTIAVRDKHIRDMVCPVCSEPDINDQEQLDSYFSTLDIQLRDCLETDVYELFHKKLTEHALMKDPKFLWCYHCTCGFINDGDQLKITCPSCRKSFCAQCKKSWEPQHQDLSCEQFQQWKRENDPEYQRQGLAGYLRDNGITCPHCRFQYALTKGGCMHFSCSQCRYQFCSGCNNPYHKTACKTPHCSYTGLHAHHPRDCLFYLRDWEPPRLQALLLRNGVDFNTDPSTGTQTDACCVMEQKDEGGQQIDSPCGLQTQPGQAGLCEKHYREYLVSLINAHSLDPALLYDAHELIRACERYQVDTQRGENEEDNAYHARLLKKLMEVPLGEKVPRASAERLQSPERRAGEQTAQSARITEETQPSFLRVMAAGRTRSTRRLRSWIVEQVSSGKYPGLVWDDEAKTMFRIPWKHAGKQDFRKDEDAAIFKAWAEFKGKLTDGVQDNPASWKTRLRCALNKSPEFSEVMDRAQLDISEPYKVYRLVPISEQGVLIPEKKCRVKATKRSKRRRRRSSSSSDSESDEDVSQVKQIKTEEVTSQLSAEDTLLWSSAPALTEDPPHFTATIHADAVDEITLDVRIEESVPAPTEAQDSFSVVVHYLGQEVLRRQIQGADVRITYLPSSLVPPTPAVLKGRFPRIPLPEPSSTLPAGPELQALFTLLPFMEKGVVLTSTPQGVYGKRFCQGRVFWTGPHTTTQGLHKMERNTEPVLLFSKDVFKQQLDHFRTNGGEPPQCGITLCFGEELSNTEDPSRKLIIVQIGLPWAEQQVQNAQSMFESISILQSLASQSPLGEITLNLVTVAAPTTESAACGSA